In Amycolatopsis methanolica 239, a single genomic region encodes these proteins:
- the recF gene encoding DNA replication/repair protein RecF (All proteins in this family for which functions are known are DNA-binding proteins that assist the filamentation of RecA onto DNA for the initiation of recombination or recombinational repair.) → MHIRHLQVTDFRSWEHADLPLTPGPTVLVGQNGRGKTNLLEAIGYLATLGSHRVATDAPLVRHGCERALVRAAVVNEDRELTVELEINPGRANRARVNRGAVGKPRDILGILRTVLFSPEDLALVRGDPGERRRFMDELLVQRAPRYAGVRADYERILKQRNALLKTAGKKKGAARDDPYALSTLEVWDNHLSVVGAQLLAARLDLVADLGPHTTAAYAGVAPDSRPAKISYRSSLGAALPEGYGVPDGKRAEPEVLTGILVEAMAQVRQQELERGISLVGPHRDELEIVLGEAPAKGYASHGESWSFALALRLASYELLRREAGEPVLLLDDVFAELDRRRRSRLAEVAAGAEQVLVTAAVDEDVPEELAGVRFTVADGEVRSA, encoded by the coding sequence GTGCACATACGGCACCTGCAGGTCACCGACTTCCGTTCCTGGGAGCATGCTGACCTGCCGCTCACCCCCGGACCGACGGTCCTCGTCGGCCAGAACGGCCGTGGGAAGACCAACCTGCTGGAGGCGATCGGCTACCTGGCGACCCTCGGGTCGCACCGGGTCGCGACGGACGCCCCGCTGGTGCGGCACGGATGTGAGCGGGCACTCGTGCGGGCGGCCGTGGTCAACGAGGACCGCGAGCTGACCGTCGAGCTGGAGATCAACCCCGGCCGGGCGAACCGCGCCAGGGTCAACCGGGGGGCGGTCGGCAAGCCGCGGGACATCCTCGGGATCCTGCGCACCGTGTTGTTCTCCCCGGAGGACCTGGCGCTGGTGCGTGGCGACCCCGGCGAGCGCCGCCGGTTCATGGACGAGCTGCTGGTGCAGCGCGCACCCCGGTACGCGGGGGTGCGCGCCGACTACGAGCGGATCCTCAAGCAGCGCAACGCGTTGTTGAAGACGGCGGGCAAGAAGAAGGGCGCCGCGCGCGACGACCCGTACGCGCTGTCGACCCTGGAGGTGTGGGACAACCACCTCTCGGTGGTCGGCGCCCAGCTGCTCGCCGCCCGGCTGGACCTGGTCGCCGACCTCGGGCCGCACACCACCGCGGCCTACGCCGGGGTGGCGCCCGACTCGCGGCCGGCCAAGATCTCCTACCGGTCCAGCCTGGGCGCGGCACTGCCCGAGGGGTACGGGGTTCCGGACGGGAAACGCGCCGAACCGGAGGTCCTCACCGGTATCCTGGTGGAGGCGATGGCGCAGGTGCGGCAGCAGGAGCTGGAACGGGGGATCAGCCTGGTCGGGCCGCACCGCGACGAGCTGGAAATCGTCCTCGGGGAGGCCCCTGCGAAGGGCTACGCGAGCCATGGGGAATCCTGGTCGTTCGCCCTCGCGCTGCGGCTGGCGTCCTACGAGCTGCTGCGGCGGGAAGCGGGTGAACCGGTGCTCCTGCTCGACGACGTCTTCGCCGAGCTCGACCGGCGGCGCCGGTCGCGGCTGGCCGAGGTGGCCGCCGGCGCTGAACAGGTGCTGGTCACCGCGGCGGTGGACGAGGACGTCCCCGAGGAACTGGCCGGGGTCCGGTTCACCGTCGCCGACGGGGAGGTGCGCAGTGCCTGA